A stretch of the Muntiacus reevesi chromosome 8, mMunRee1.1, whole genome shotgun sequence genome encodes the following:
- the FAM43A gene encoding protein FAM43A encodes MLPWKKHKFELLAEAPPRQASKPKGYAVSLHYSALSSLARACPEGALSRVGSMFRSKRKKLHITSEDPTYTVLYLGNATTIQARGDGCTDLAVGKIWSKSEAGRQGTKMKLTVSAQGIRMVHAEERALRRPGHLYLLHRVTYCVADARLPKVFAWVYRHELKHKAVMLRCHAVLVSKPEKAQAMALLLYQTSANALAEFKRLKRRDDARHQQQELVGAHTIPLVPLRKLLLHGPCCYKPPVERSRSAPKLGSITEDLLGEQQEQELQEEEEEEHAEGCPEEEEDRAGEGEPAEPEAEAKRALVVAMHFECGDLLDTLESGREEALGGGGVSPGPEAGSSPLQLGSTSDMRAELSQLINDLGELSFGNDVRSLQADLRVTRLLSGESTGSESSIEGGGPDANTATAGDPSGPEDCASPDEPHSG; translated from the coding sequence ATGCTGccgtggaagaagcacaagttcgAGCTGCTGGCCGAGGCGCCGCCACGGCAGGCGTCCAAGCCCAAGGGCTACGCGGTGAGCCTGCACTACTCGGCGCTCAGCTCGCTAGCGAGGGCGTGCCCCGAAGGTGCGCTCAGCCGGGTGGGAAGCATGTTCCGCTCCAAGCGCAAGAAACTGCACATCACCAGCGAGGACCCCACTTACACTGTGCTCTACCTGGGGAATGCCACCACCATCCAGGCGCGCGGCGACGGCTGCACCGACCTAGCGGTGGGCAAGATCTGGAGCAAGAGCGAGGCGGGCCGTCAGGGCACCAAGATGAAGCTGACTGTGAGTGCGCAGGGCATCCGCATGGTGCACGCCGAGGAGCGCGCGCTGCGGCGCCCGGGCCACCTGTACCTGCTGCACCGTGTTACCTACTGCGTGGCGGACGCGCGACTGCCCAAGGTCTTCGCCTGGGTGTACCGGCACGAGCTCAAGCACAAGGCGGTCATGCTGCGCTGTCACGCGGTACTCGTGTCGAAGCCCGAGAAGGCGCAGGCCATGGCCCTGCTGCTTTACCAGACGTCGGCCAACGCTCTGGCGGAATTTAAACGGCTCAAGCGGCGGGACGACGCGCGTCACCAGCAGCAGGAGCTGGTGGGCGCTCACACCATCCCGCTAGTGCCGCTGCGCAAGTTGCTCTTGCACGGACCCTGCTGCTACAAACCGCCGGTGGAGCGCAGCCGAAGTGCGCCCAAGCTCGGCTCCATCACCGAGGACCTGCTCGGCGAACAGCAggagcaggagctgcaggaggaagaggaagaggagcacGCGGAGGGTTGccccgaggaggaggaggaccgaGCTGGGGAGGGAGAGCCGGCCGAGCCAGAGGCCGAGGCGAAGCGGGCGCTGGTGGTGGCCATGCACTTCGAATGTGGGGACTTGCTGGACACGCTGGAGAGTGGCCGCGAGGAGGCGCTGGGGGGCGGCGGGGTCTCGCCGGGCCCCGAGGCTGGGTCGTCGCCTCTGCAGCTGGGCAGCACCTCCGACATGAGGGCCGAGCTTTCGCAGCTTATTAACGACCTGGGCGAGCTCAGCTTTGGCAACGACGTGCGCAGCCTGCAGGCGGACTTGCGGGTGACGCGCCTGCTTTCAGGCGAGAGCACGGGTAGCGAGAGCTCCATCGAAGGAGGGGGCCCGGATGCCAACACTGCCACCGCCGGGGACCCATCCGGCCCCGAGGACTGCGCCAGCCCAGACGAGCCCCACTCGGGCTGA